The following proteins are co-located in the Hippoglossus stenolepis isolate QCI-W04-F060 chromosome 23, HSTE1.2, whole genome shotgun sequence genome:
- the ccdc149a gene encoding coiled-coil domain-containing protein 149-A isoform X1 produces MSGTMRSSRRSESDWQGLVSEFLVCRRKMESKKEALLILSKELDTCQQERDQYKLMANQLRERHQGLKKKYRELIDGDPSLPPEKRNQVNLAQLLRDSRERAKQLGEEVKELTQRLTEAQGDNKLLRMTITRQRLGDEEVGARHFAAHEREDLVLQLERAGLQMEEMEHLTKALTDELQDVKAERSVFREKADRINVELNHILGNHEARIIDVDALCMENKYLHDRFSQLQEEVNLLKSNIMKYKTALERRKYSSTYGKSNSSPLTGVLSAKQVQEMLLEEHGCSLPATPQSISDLKSLATALLETIHEKNLVIQHQRHTNRILGNRVADLEKKLKTLEVSGLWSLPGLTYRVSLGIGRTRHSIMLNDNLQPELHPTRATPQPIVQPPKAVSGNRSSDESLWECHTAGSDLGTDGVSGDDTPALLNSLEQLAGVEMNGIDRRGGGERAALMEDGEEGRSPVEEAGHEVEGIEDEELESTVEEGEEAALALDVPPTESDRPCLPMKQASVDNSDVAHRCCETQESNNVPEHVKASISAPEDQATEVSSTVEWDIHCGSAQGDASHSDNLA; encoded by the exons ATGTCTGGGACGATGCGGTCTTCCCGGAGGAGTGAGAGCGACTGGCAGGGGCTGGTCAGCGAG TTCCTGGTGTGTAGGCGTAAGATGGAGAGTAAGAAAGAGGCCCTGCTCATTCTGTCTAAAGAGCTGGATACCTGTCAGCAGGAAAGAGACCAGTACAAGCTGATGGCCAACCAGCTGAGGGAGCGTCACCAGGGACTCAAGAAGAAGTACAGGGAACTCATT GATGGTGATCCCTCTTTGCCGCCAGAGAAACGCAATCAA GTGAACCTGGCTCAGCTGCTGCGAGACTCGAGGGAACGAGCGAAACAGCTCGGCgaggaggtgaaggagctgACTCAGAGGCTCACCGAGGCCCAGGGGGATAACAAG CTCCTGAGGATGACGATTACTCGACAGAGGCTGGGGGACGAGGAGGTGGGGGCGCGCCACTTTGCTGCCCATGAACGTGAGGATCTGGTTCTCCAGCTAGAGAGAGCTGGGTTACAG atggaggagatggagcacCTCACAAAGGCTCTGACGGACGAGCTGCAGGACGTGAAGGCGGAGCGCAGTGTGTTCAGGGAGAAGGCCGATCGAATCAATGTGGAGCTCAACCACATCTTGGGCAACCACGAGGCACGCATCATTGATGTGGACGCCCTCTGCATGGAGAACAA GTATTTGCATGATCGTTTCAGCCAACTGCAAGAGGAGGTGAATCTGCTCAAATCCAACATCATGAAGTACAAG ACTGCTCTTGAGAGGAGGAAGTACTCCAGCACATATGGGAAATCAAACAGCAGTCCCCTCACTGGAGTTCTCTCAGCCAaacaag TCCAGGAGATGCTCCTGGAAGAGCACGGCTGCAGCCTGCCAGCCACACCTCAGTCCATCTCTGACCTCAAGTCCCTGGCCACAGCTCTGCTGGAGACCATCCATGAGAAGAATCTGGTCATCCAGCACCAGAGGCACACCAACAG GATCCTTGGGAACAGAGTTGCAGATctggagaagaagctgaagaCCTTGGAGGTTTCAGGACTGTGGAGCCTTCCAG GCTTGACCTACCGTGTATCTTTGGGAATTGGGA GGACACGACACAGCATCATGCTGAACGACAACCTTCAACCAGAGCTTCATCCGACACGTGCCACACCTCAGCCAATCGTGCAGCCGCCCAAAG CTGTGTCAGGCAACAGAAGTTCGGATGAATCATTGTGGGAATGCCACACCGCTGGCAGCGACCTTGGCACAGATGGCGTCAGCGGGGACGACACACCTGCACTGCTCAACAGTCTGGAGCAACTAGCGGGGGTGGAAATGAATGGGATcgacaggagaggagggggagagagggcgGCGCTGATGGAAGACGGGGAAGAGGGGCGCAGTCCGGTGGAAGAGGCGGGGCACGAGGTAGAAGGAATTGAAGATGAGGAACTTGAGTCTacggtggaggagggagaagaggcgGCCTTGGCGCTGGATGTGCCGCCCACTGAATCAGACCGCCCATGCCTTCCGATGAAACAAGCCTCTGTCGATAACTCAGACGTGGCTCATCGGTGCTGTGAAACTCAGGAGTCTAATAATGTCCCTGAACACGTAAAGGCCTCCATATCAGCTCCCGAGGACCAGGCCACAGAGGTGTCGAGTACAGTGGAGTGGGACATTCACTGTGGCTCGGCGCAGGGTGACGCCAGTCACAGCGACAACTTGGCATGA
- the ccdc149a gene encoding coiled-coil domain-containing protein 149-A isoform X2 produces MSGTMRSSRRSESDWQGLVSEFLVCRRKMESKKEALLILSKELDTCQQERDQYKLMANQLRERHQGLKKKYRELIDGDPSLPPEKRNQVNLAQLLRDSRERAKQLGEEVKELTQRLTEAQGDNKLLRMTITRQRLGDEEVGARHFAAHEREDLVLQLERAGLQMEEMEHLTKALTDELQDVKAERSVFREKADRINVELNHILGNHEARIIDVDALCMENKYLHDRFSQLQEEVNLLKSNIMKYKTALERRKYSSTYGKSNSSPLTGVLSAKQVQEMLLEEHGCSLPATPQSISDLKSLATALLETIHEKNLVIQHQRHTNRILGNRVADLEKKLKTLEVSGLWSLPGTRHSIMLNDNLQPELHPTRATPQPIVQPPKAVSGNRSSDESLWECHTAGSDLGTDGVSGDDTPALLNSLEQLAGVEMNGIDRRGGGERAALMEDGEEGRSPVEEAGHEVEGIEDEELESTVEEGEEAALALDVPPTESDRPCLPMKQASVDNSDVAHRCCETQESNNVPEHVKASISAPEDQATEVSSTVEWDIHCGSAQGDASHSDNLA; encoded by the exons ATGTCTGGGACGATGCGGTCTTCCCGGAGGAGTGAGAGCGACTGGCAGGGGCTGGTCAGCGAG TTCCTGGTGTGTAGGCGTAAGATGGAGAGTAAGAAAGAGGCCCTGCTCATTCTGTCTAAAGAGCTGGATACCTGTCAGCAGGAAAGAGACCAGTACAAGCTGATGGCCAACCAGCTGAGGGAGCGTCACCAGGGACTCAAGAAGAAGTACAGGGAACTCATT GATGGTGATCCCTCTTTGCCGCCAGAGAAACGCAATCAA GTGAACCTGGCTCAGCTGCTGCGAGACTCGAGGGAACGAGCGAAACAGCTCGGCgaggaggtgaaggagctgACTCAGAGGCTCACCGAGGCCCAGGGGGATAACAAG CTCCTGAGGATGACGATTACTCGACAGAGGCTGGGGGACGAGGAGGTGGGGGCGCGCCACTTTGCTGCCCATGAACGTGAGGATCTGGTTCTCCAGCTAGAGAGAGCTGGGTTACAG atggaggagatggagcacCTCACAAAGGCTCTGACGGACGAGCTGCAGGACGTGAAGGCGGAGCGCAGTGTGTTCAGGGAGAAGGCCGATCGAATCAATGTGGAGCTCAACCACATCTTGGGCAACCACGAGGCACGCATCATTGATGTGGACGCCCTCTGCATGGAGAACAA GTATTTGCATGATCGTTTCAGCCAACTGCAAGAGGAGGTGAATCTGCTCAAATCCAACATCATGAAGTACAAG ACTGCTCTTGAGAGGAGGAAGTACTCCAGCACATATGGGAAATCAAACAGCAGTCCCCTCACTGGAGTTCTCTCAGCCAaacaag TCCAGGAGATGCTCCTGGAAGAGCACGGCTGCAGCCTGCCAGCCACACCTCAGTCCATCTCTGACCTCAAGTCCCTGGCCACAGCTCTGCTGGAGACCATCCATGAGAAGAATCTGGTCATCCAGCACCAGAGGCACACCAACAG GATCCTTGGGAACAGAGTTGCAGATctggagaagaagctgaagaCCTTGGAGGTTTCAGGACTGTGGAGCCTTCCAG GGACACGACACAGCATCATGCTGAACGACAACCTTCAACCAGAGCTTCATCCGACACGTGCCACACCTCAGCCAATCGTGCAGCCGCCCAAAG CTGTGTCAGGCAACAGAAGTTCGGATGAATCATTGTGGGAATGCCACACCGCTGGCAGCGACCTTGGCACAGATGGCGTCAGCGGGGACGACACACCTGCACTGCTCAACAGTCTGGAGCAACTAGCGGGGGTGGAAATGAATGGGATcgacaggagaggagggggagagagggcgGCGCTGATGGAAGACGGGGAAGAGGGGCGCAGTCCGGTGGAAGAGGCGGGGCACGAGGTAGAAGGAATTGAAGATGAGGAACTTGAGTCTacggtggaggagggagaagaggcgGCCTTGGCGCTGGATGTGCCGCCCACTGAATCAGACCGCCCATGCCTTCCGATGAAACAAGCCTCTGTCGATAACTCAGACGTGGCTCATCGGTGCTGTGAAACTCAGGAGTCTAATAATGTCCCTGAACACGTAAAGGCCTCCATATCAGCTCCCGAGGACCAGGCCACAGAGGTGTCGAGTACAGTGGAGTGGGACATTCACTGTGGCTCGGCGCAGGGTGACGCCAGTCACAGCGACAACTTGGCATGA